From the Ovis aries strain OAR_USU_Benz2616 breed Rambouillet chromosome 10, ARS-UI_Ramb_v3.0, whole genome shotgun sequence genome, the window caggGGCAGATGGACATGTGGAAGCGAAGGGCGTCAAAGGTGACCAGGGCTCGagaggacccccagggaagcatGGGCCAAAGGGACTTGTGGGCCCCCCGGGGGAGAAAGGCCTCACGGGAGAGACAGGCCCCCAGGGGCAGAAGGGGGAGAAGGGCGACGTGGGGCCCATGGGGCCAGAAGGGCCCGAGGGCAGCACCGGACCTTCAGGCCCAACTGGACTGCTCGGGCCCATAGGCCCCATCGGAAAGCCGGGTCCCAAGGGAGACGCTGGCCCCCTGGGGCCCCAGGGTGAGCCTGGAGTCCGCGGCCCGAGAGGCTGGAAAGGGGAGcgaggagaaaaggggaaaattgGCGAGACACCCGCCTTGCCCAAAAGCGCCTTCACGGTGGGGCTCACGGTGCTGAGCAAGTTCCCTCCATCAGACACTCCCATCAAGTTCGACAGGATCCTGTACAACGAGTTTGGCCACTACAACGTGGTCACGGGCAAGTTCACCTGCCACGTGGCCGGCGTCTATTACTTCACCTACCACATCACCGTCTTCTCCAGGAACATCCAGGTGTCTCTGGTCAAAAACGGGGCCAAAGTCCTGCACACCAAGGATGGTTACACAGGCTCCGAGGACCAGGCCTCGGGCGGCATCATCCTGCCCCTGAAGCTGGGGGACGAGGTGTGGCTGCAGGTGACTGGAGGGGAGAGGTATAACGGCTTGTTCGCTGACGAGGACGACGACACGACATTCACGGGCTTCCTGCTGTTCAGCAGCTCCTGACGGGTGTGGGGAGGGCGATCTTCCCCCATCCACTGGGGTTGTGGGGGGGAGATATTATCTGATGATTTTACTCTATTAACTATGTCATCACTGTCATAAccataaaaaggtaaaaagaggCAAGTTCTCCCTAAAACCGATTCTACAAAACTCGGCATCCCTCCAAGAGTAAATCTAAAAATACCTGCCATGTTTATTacagtttatttaatatttttcctcatTCCCACGGTCCGGAGACTCCTCTGCTTGTGTGTTCCTTGTGGGAAGTGTTTTGATATCTTATACAGCAGTGGGCAGGGCCTGGGACAGCAGGTCCCATCCACCAGGGGGAAACAGGAAAGACAAGAAGGGTCCCAGGACCCAGCCAAGCCAAACCCAGCAGGGCAAATTCCATTAGTTTCTTCACTGTTTACCTTCTAAAATCTTTGAAAGAAGGGAGCAGAAGGAAAAGTTACTGAACAGGGAGACCAGGCAGAGAGTTGGAAGTGGAGGGTGGTGATGTATATTCTAGTTAGTGCATGATGGGAGAAAGGGAAACCAGCCCTCCAGGCCATAATGGACATTTCCTGTTCAGACAGGTACTGTCCACTTCCCTTCCTGCTGGTAAACGTATCCTGATACCTATGCTCAGGCCCTTCATTCCAGCAGTGTAGACGCTGGGGTCTGGGGTGCACACGAGATACAGGCCTGGCAGCTCAGAACATTGTCTTCCTCGGTCCATGGTGGACCAACCCAAGATGGCACTCAACCCAGCTAGAGCCAATGAGACACAATCTGCCACCGAAAGACTTGTGGAAAAACAGAAGAGGTCTCTTCCAGCTGAAGCCTGAGCTTTAGGTGGCAGCTGTCTTCTAATGCTTAGAGCCTGGGAACAAAGCCAGAGCTGGAGGTAACCCTGTCCTGACGACAAGGTTTAGGCCTGTAAGCCCAGCTGTCCTGAAAGCAGAGGTACCCCCGGATGGTCTCAGTATGTGAGTCAACAAACTCTGTTTGCTTAAACCAATTTGAGGCAGGTTGTGTTActactcggagaaggcgatggcagccactccagtactcttgcctggaaaatcccatggacagaggagcctggtaggctgcggtccatggggtcgcgaagagtcagacacgactgagcgacttccctttcacttttcactttcgtgcattggagaaggaaatggcaacctactccagcgttcttgcctggagaatcccagggacgggggagcttggtgggctgctgtctatggggtcgcacagagtcggacacgactgaagtgacttagcatcagcagcaatGTTACTACTGCTGTTGTCTGAAAGAATCTCAAGAGGTCTCTGGTCCAAGGAGAGGGGGCAGGAGGATTatagtggaaacaacccaagacCAAGAGTCGAGGTGTTGTTTCAGCCACAACAAAGGAGTTGGACTTGGGTGAGTTTTCAGCCCTCTTGTGATCCTGTCTCTGATCCTCCAATAGTGGTCGAACTGAATAATTGTGCATGGTCCCAGGACCCTTCTAAAAGGTTTAAATATACCTACATTAAATCCAGGCATTTACTGCTATTAGATGAGAGCAACTAATAAGCaagagatgggcttcccaggtggcattagtggtaaagaacccgcctgccaatgcaggagacataagagaggcaggtttgatccctgggtcgggaggatcccctggagtgcgtcatggcaacccactccagtatttgtgcctggagaatcccatggatggaggagactagtgggctacagtcgcaaagagtcagacaagaccgaaacaacttagcacactcAACAAGCAAGAGGGCATAAACCTGGTGCATATTTGAGCAACAGCACCTTCCAAACCGCAGCCTGGGGCATCGTTAGTTCTCTTGAGGAACTTACAGCCACTCCTGCCACACGCCAACCAAGCCAGTATGGTTGTGACAGTGTCTTCATTCCTTGGGAAAATGGGAATTTTCTGAATTATCATTACAAGCAGGCAGCACTGCTATAGATGAATTATTGAAAAATTACTTGGTGGTTTTGGAAAACTTTGGAAGTATACAGaaatcatttccattttgttgttataaccccatggactgcatcgcaccaggcttccttgtccttcattatctcccagagtttgctcagattcatgtccattacgttgatgatgctgtccaaccatgtcatcctgttgtccccttctaatcctgccctcagtctttcccagcatcagggtcttttccaatgagtcagctcttcaaatcagatggccaaagtattgcggCTTCAGCTGGGGATCTCTGTAGTTTTTACAAGTCTAACTATGCCAGGTTCTCTGGGACACAACACACTTTGTAAATGTAGCACAAGTCATCATCCTCTGAGGGTGTTTGCAGGCTTCAGTGTTTGCATTTAAAATGATTTGTTACCTTTGTATGAAAACCATTCTGGACTCAAAAAAGGTTCTCAGACTTGaaactccttttaaaaattatgataaaataagTACTTCTGTCAAAATATAGATAAATTTTTTCACATGACACATTTGATGTGTGTGTAAGGTCCTGCCATGCAGACCTGAGATGTGGCTGCCCCAGGACCAACCAGTCACAGACAGCATAGTATTAATCACCATGGAGTaaggactttcagttcagttcagtccctcagtcatgtctgactctttgcgaccccatgaaccgcagcacgccaggcctccctgtccatcaccaactcctggagtccacccaaacccatgtccatcgagtcggtgatgccatccaactatctcatcctctgttgtccccttctcctcctgccttcaatctttcccagcatcagggtcttttccaatgagtcagctcttcacatcaggtggccagagtattggagtttcagcttcaacatcagtccttccaatgaacacccaggactgacctcctttaggatggactgattggatcttcttgcagtctaagggactctcaagagtcttctccaacaccacagttcaaaagcatcaattctttggtgctcagctttcttcacagtccaactctcacatccatacatgaccactggaaaaaccatagccttgactagacggatctttgttggcaaagtaatgtctctgctttttaatatgctttctaggttgaggttaaagcgtctgcctgcaatgcaggagacccaggttcgatccctgggttgcggagctccctggagaaggaaatggcaacccactccagtattcttgcctggagaatcccatggacagaggagcctggcaggctacagtccatggggtcacaagtcggacacaacttagcgactaaaccaccaccatcaccacaggttggtcataactttccttccaaggagtaagcgtcttttaatttcatggctgcaatcaccatctgcagtgattttggagctccctcccccaaataaagtctgacactgtttccccatctatttgccatgaagtgatgggaccggatgccatgatcttagttttctgaatactgaactccaggagatggtgatggacagggaggcctggcgtgctgccattcatggggtcgcaaaaagtcggacaccactgagcaactgaactgaacagaactgagctttaagccaactttttcactctcctctttcactttcttcaagaggctctttagttcttcttcactttctgccataagggtggtgttatctgcatatctgaggttcttgatatttctcccagcaatcttgattccagcttgtgcttcctccagcccagcgtttcttatgatgtactctgcatataagttaaataagcaggtgacaatatacagctttgacgtactccttttcctatttggaaccagtctgttgttctatatccagttcaaactgttgcttcctgacctgcatgggGGATTTTAAATAACTTGAAATCTTTCATTAAAAAGCCTGCAGAAAATGAAATCACGCTTTGCCACATATACACAAATGCAGAATCTGTAGTTAAGTTGTAGAGAACTGTGCAGGCCCTCCCAGGCACTTGCCTTAAGtcaattttaaatatcttaccaTTTTGATTACTAGGGCTTTTTCTCCCGACCAGGGTTAAAACCAAACTCCGTTTAACACTAAGGCGTTGTTAGGATGGAATTTGGCCCTAGATTCTGGAACTTCAGAGAATGTTCTGGGGCTGCTCACAGCCCACAGGTGTTGGCAGAGGCGGACTCTACTGCCACTGCACTCAGGTGAGACACGATGCCCCTCAGCCTGGTCCTCGGCACGAGGCATCCTTCGGGCCTGAGTGGAGCTGGTCTGGGCGTCCGGTTCTGCGCAAAGCCCAGGCGAGGCCGCAGCAGCAGGCTTGGGGCTGCCCTTGGGCAGGGTCATCCTTGTGGGCCGTCCAGGTGAGGCTCCCATCCTTCCATGGCCTCCGCCCCCCACGGACACCGGGAGGGACCCTTCTGGCCCCAGCCCTCGCCCTCTCTGCCGCTGGCCTCCCGGCCCAGATCTCCGTCCGTCGGTTTGTCGTCGATCTCCGTGAGTTCACCGTCAGTGGACCGAGGTCGGCCGACAGCTCTGGCCGCAAGGCTCGCACGTGCAGTGCAGCGCACGTGCAGCGCTCCTTCCTGGAGCGGAGGCCGACAGAGGGCGACGGGTCTCGGTCCACCTTAAGGGCCCGCGCCGTGCCGGCCGCTCTCGCGGGTTCCCGGCCGCCGCCCGGCCTCGTGGTAGGGCGGGGCGTCCTGCAGTGCCCACTCCCGGCGCGCGGTGGCGCTCCACGCGGCGCACGTCGGCGGGCGACGCTCTGGCCGCGCAGCCCCGGCCCTCCCGGAAGCGCGAGGTCACGTGGAGCGCGGGCGCTGCCCAGGAAACGCGGCGCGATGCTGTGCGCCCGGAGGTTGGGCGGCCTGCGGGCCGGGCTCCGCGTGCGGCGGGTCAGCACCCGCTGGTCCCCGGTGGGCGCCGCCTTCACCGTGCAGCCCCAGGGCCGCCGCCTGGACTGGTCCGGCGAGCGCGGGGTGAGCGGGGTCTGgaggcgcggggggcggggggtcgCCGGTTCGCGGTGACCTTGGGGTCCCCGCTCTGAGGGGCTGGTGCCGGGGGCGGCCCCGCGTGCGGGTCCGGCTTCTGCCCGCGCGGACCCCTGCCCCCCCGGCCCGCCCGGGTGAGGCGGGCCCGCCTGTGGTGTCACTACTCCGGGACGGGCCTCGGTGGTCAGTGTCGCTAGTCTCCCCCTGATGCCCGAGACGCCCTTGTCAGTTTCTTTTCGCCCTCGtctggcctctccttttcctGTAAAACGTGGGACTGGCCTTCGAGGCGGCGCTGCCCACCGCGGAGACCCTCCCCGTCGCCGCCTCTTGGTTGTCCCGGCGGTCTGTCCGTCCGCACGCGCGCGGGGTCTGGCGTGTCGCAGACACTCGTGATGGGGTCCTCCTCTCTCCAAGCTCACTTTGTCGCAGTCTGGTTGATGCACAGTGCGGTGTTAGTCTCCGCTGCGCACCGCAGTAGCTCAGCTCCTTTTTCACGTTCTCTTCCATTGTGCTTGTCGCAGGATGTTGAATGTGGCACCCTGGGCTCTACAGTAGGACTTGCTGCTTGTCCATCACTTCTGTAACAGTCTGCAACGGCTGCTGGTCCCAAACAACCAACCTCCTCCCCGCCCAACAACCCGCTCCTGACACTGAGTTAATGACTGGATTGAGGGCGGAAGGAAGGGAATCTTGGAAGGAACTCACCTGTGCCTGTTTTACTTTGCATTTAGGGATTTTGCTCAGTTTACATTGTTACTCTCGTTTTTTTCATGATTATTTACTGTTGCTTCTCTTGGAAAGATAAATCGGGGATGTGGTTACAGTTGGCCTCACAATTGAGTTTTTCATATTTACCCCCATCCCACTCCCCCCccccagtttttttgtttgtttgttttaaaactaCCTTTGAATGAAATTTGCTGCACAAGCTTTTTTGGGGGTAAATAACGCTGGTATTGATGTAATCAGTGTGAGAATCAGCAGGGCATGTGGGTACTGAGCAGAAAGGCATGAAGGGTTATGAAATAGAACTTCATCCACATGAAAGGTGGATGAAATAGAactctttttagttttattcatttttcttttatacatcGTTATTTTAGGTGGTGATAGCAGATTTTCAAATATGTGAGTTggcttttatttcaaaaaagaaacctTAAGGCGTATGTAGGTTTTCAACATGGCCATAGCTGGTAGGCTGAGGTTCAGAATTCCTGAGAGGAGTGTGGGGCAGTGTACTGAGAGGTGACAACAAACAGTCTGTGATTGAATCAGATTAGATCACTGTAAAGACCAGAAAAGGCTTTGGCCCTGATTCTAGTCTGCCGTTGTCTTTATTTTCTCCAACTCAGTGTATTTTGAACAGAAGTTAACAGTCTCTTGCCTCCAGTCCTGCAGAAACTGTGGGCCTGACAGGCCTCAGTTTCACCTCTTCGTATTCCCTGCAGTTGGCAAGCATCTACACATCTGATCTGCAAGTTTGGCTTGTTAGTTTGCCTCATTCCTGAGTTCCTGCCTATGTCAGGCCCTGTGTTGGGTTGCTGGTTAAACTGATGGAAGAGCAGGGTTCCTAGTCCTGGTGCTGGCCTTCTGCAAAGAGACTTACCAatgcaagctgcagtccatgtgcaGAGAAAGCGTAGGCTTTAGTCCCGTCTCTTGCACTTGTGACCTAGTGACCGCAGACCTGTTCAACCTCTGAGAGtgtgtttccttatctgcaaaaggAGAGTGGCTAGTTTGTGCCCTACAAGAGCTCCTGAAAGTCCATGGTGCACGTTCAGCACGCACTGCATGTGTAAGAAGTGCTTGTGGGTTCTGAGTGATAGAACACTGCCTTGCCGAGTGTTGCAGCACATGTGATTGAACCAGTGCAAGAAGACAGTCCCTCCCATTAGATTAgtgattttttaatctttgtcagGGTGTTGAGATCCTTGTGGAAAGTGTAGCATTTGCTGCCAGTTTCAGCCTGTGACTTGGTTTGGCATGTTTATTCGCTCTTTTAAAGATATGTACGTGCTCAGTCGTCCACTCGTGGTCCCTGTTGCGTTGTTTGTGGAGTGCTGGGTGCCGTGTCCTGGACCTCACTCAGTGCCCAGCAGGGTCCTGAGAACGGAGTCCCCTGGTTCCTGGGTCCGAGCATCTATTAACCCCCTGGGTCCCGTGAAGACATTAGGCCAAGGAGGGGTAAGAACTTGACGAGGGTCACACAGCAGATGGTGGTCACAGCTGCCACCTGTTAAATGCTTTCTGCGTGCCAGGCACTGctagaatgttttttaaaaatgtgtgtcaTGTAATCCTGGCTGTTCTGTGGTAGTGACAGAGCTGGATTTTGAATGtgtattattctgtttttttttttttttttttcctataaaataagAATTGAAGAAAAATTCCATTCCAGTGTCGTGTACGTGGAACATCTCGGGGAATGTGAGAGGGATACCTGTGATGACAGTTGTCGTGATGATAAGAAATACCAATGAAAGCTGAGATTTTGTGTATGAGAAAAGTGTTTGTCTATAATACCCCCAGTTCACGTCCTCTGTTCTCAGTGGGAGCTGTTCTTTGGGTTCCAGGGTCTCTTTGGCGTTCCTGAGCTCAGTGCCCCAGAAGGATTCCGCGTGGCCCAGGAGAAGGCCCTGAGGAAGACGGAGCAGCTGGTGCGGCGTGTGTGCGCCACGCCGCCCGGGCCGCGGACCGTGCTCATCTTCGACGAGCTCTCGGACTCCTTGTGCAGGGTGGCCGACCTGGTGAGTgaggggccgggccggggctgAAGGCCGCCTCTCCCACTGTTACAGTTTCAGTCCAGGTTACGAGGTTCGGTAGTGGACTGCAAGGTGGAGAACATCTGAAGTGTTTGAGAGCTGTTGGCCATCGTTTGTTATTGTGAAGGGAGCTATTGAATGGAAAGAATGTACAGGGAAAGGTCACAGTTAGAACTTAAACTTGAGTATGTGCATGTAATCAAACAGCTGTGTAACGTGCAATGAAAGAGGGATTACTCACGTGGGGAAGAGTCTTCATGTGACAAAGGATCTTCATTTATGAGAACTTCTACTGGAATTCTAGTAGAATGCTTATCTGtgcatttataataaaattcttataaaataGGTTTTATAAACCTGTTCAGGAATATCTTCTAGTTCAAAATAAGGTGTTTACATCAAACGATGTATAAAAGCGTCTTTCCCCCACACTTGGAGTTGAGATGGAAGTGCGCGCAGGTCTCTGCCAGCTGAGTTGGGAGCTGGGGTCCTCTCTGCCAGGGGCCGCGTCTCGAGCAGCCCTGTGGGTGAAGACATTGTTGGATGTAGGGGCCTGCAGGCCGCAACCCTTCCTGTCTGTGCAGCTGTTCCTCCATGTTCATTCTCTATGGGGCCCCCAGCCAGAGCCAGGCACCAGGAACACAGCCCCATGAGGCAGACATAGACTCCAAGCGTGTGGTGGTTGT encodes:
- the C1QTNF9 gene encoding complement C1q and tumor necrosis factor-related protein 9A, which codes for MRIWWLLLASGVCMGTVSSQDTCRQGHPGVPGNPGHNGLPGRDGRDGAKGDKGDTGEPGHPGGPGKDGMTGEKGEPGADGHVEAKGVKGDQGSRGPPGKHGPKGLVGPPGEKGLTGETGPQGQKGEKGDVGPMGPEGPEGSTGPSGPTGLLGPIGPIGKPGPKGDAGPLGPQGEPGVRGPRGWKGERGEKGKIGETPALPKSAFTVGLTVLSKFPPSDTPIKFDRILYNEFGHYNVVTGKFTCHVAGVYYFTYHITVFSRNIQVSLVKNGAKVLHTKDGYTGSEDQASGGIILPLKLGDEVWLQVTGGERYNGLFADEDDDTTFTGFLLFSSS